From the genome of Azospira restricta, one region includes:
- a CDS encoding MBL fold metallo-hydrolase: protein MPRLLRPLLPLALAALLSLPSLARAEAPQLQTQVPGYYRHQLGQFEVTALFDGAIELDTKLLKNATPTDLQRLLSWMFVGNPKMQTAVNAYLINTGRNLVLVDAGAAKLFGPSLGYVLENLKAAGYEPAQVDTVVITHLHGDHMGGLNDAGGKPVFAKAKVLVPQAEHDFWLSPAVADKAPEGMQPFFRMARETAAPYQASGQWQPFADGAELVPGVRAVAANGHTPGHTAYAVESGGQKLLIWGDLVHAHAVQFAKPGVSIEFDVNQKQAIATRRAVLKSVAASKSLVAGMHLPFPGLGHVRAEGGGRYAWVPVEFSPLPQVK, encoded by the coding sequence ATGCCCCGCCTCCTCCGCCCCCTGCTCCCACTAGCCCTCGCCGCCCTCCTCTCCCTCCCGTCGCTCGCTCGCGCCGAAGCCCCGCAGCTCCAGACCCAGGTCCCCGGCTACTACCGCCACCAGCTCGGCCAGTTCGAGGTCACCGCGCTGTTCGACGGCGCCATCGAGCTCGACACCAAGCTGCTGAAGAACGCGACGCCGACCGATCTGCAGCGCCTGCTGTCGTGGATGTTCGTCGGCAACCCGAAGATGCAGACCGCGGTGAACGCCTACCTGATCAACACCGGCCGCAATCTGGTGCTGGTCGACGCCGGGGCGGCCAAGCTGTTCGGGCCGTCGCTCGGCTACGTGCTGGAGAACCTGAAGGCGGCCGGCTACGAGCCGGCGCAGGTGGATACGGTGGTCATCACGCACCTGCACGGCGACCACATGGGCGGGCTGAACGACGCCGGCGGCAAGCCGGTGTTCGCGAAGGCGAAGGTGCTGGTGCCGCAGGCGGAGCACGACTTCTGGCTGTCGCCGGCGGTCGCCGACAAGGCGCCGGAAGGCATGCAGCCCTTCTTCCGGATGGCGCGCGAGACCGCGGCGCCGTACCAGGCCAGCGGCCAGTGGCAACCGTTCGCCGACGGCGCCGAACTGGTGCCGGGCGTGCGGGCGGTGGCCGCCAACGGGCACACGCCGGGACATACCGCCTACGCGGTCGAATCCGGCGGACAGAAGCTCCTGATCTGGGGCGACCTGGTGCATGCGCACGCGGTGCAGTTCGCGAAGCCGGGCGTCTCGATCGAGTTCGACGTCAACCAGAAGCAGGCCATCGCCACCCGCCGAGCGGTGCTGAAGTCGGTGGCCGCGAGCAAGTCGCTGGTCGCCGGCATGCACCTGCCCTTCCCCGGCCTCGGCCACGTCCGCGCCGAGGGCGGCGGCCGCTACGCCTGGGTGCCGGTCGAGTTCTCGCCGCTGCCGCAGGTGAAGTGA
- a CDS encoding trimeric intracellular cation channel family protein — protein MPTAAALSAVPALSLSAAQTLIEATAILAFAASGLLEAARRRLDIIGVCTVVALAAFGGGTLRDILLDRRPLFWVAHAEWLWILLGLSLLAMLFLRGRHFEPTERAIQWPDALGLGLFTAGGTQLALDAGTPAIVAVVMGMITAVFGGVLRDIVCNEIPSAFRDHRPYAVCAFVGGWCVVAGERLGVADWLVLAGAAAITFALRALALLLDLRLPTWRGD, from the coding sequence ATGCCGACCGCCGCCGCCCTGTCCGCCGTTCCCGCGCTCTCGCTCTCCGCCGCGCAGACGCTGATCGAGGCCACCGCGATCCTCGCCTTCGCCGCCTCCGGCCTGCTCGAGGCGGCGCGCCGGAGGCTCGACATCATCGGCGTGTGCACCGTCGTCGCGCTCGCCGCGTTCGGCGGCGGCACGCTGCGCGACATCCTGCTCGACCGCCGGCCGCTGTTCTGGGTCGCGCACGCCGAGTGGCTGTGGATCCTGCTCGGCCTCAGCCTGCTGGCGATGCTGTTCCTGCGCGGCCGCCACTTCGAGCCCACCGAGCGCGCGATCCAGTGGCCGGACGCCCTCGGCCTCGGCCTGTTCACCGCCGGCGGTACCCAGCTCGCGCTGGACGCCGGCACGCCGGCGATCGTTGCCGTGGTGATGGGCATGATCACCGCCGTCTTCGGCGGCGTGCTGCGCGACATCGTCTGCAACGAGATTCCCAGCGCCTTCCGCGACCACCGCCCGTATGCCGTCTGCGCCTTCGTCGGCGGCTGGTGCGTGGTGGCCGGCGAGCGGCTCGGCGTCGCCGACTGGCTCGTCCTCGCCGGCGCTGCCGCGATCACCTTCGCGCTGCGCGCGCTGGCGCTGCTCCTCGATCTGCGCCTGCCGACCTGGCGCGGCGACTGA
- a CDS encoding AbrB/MazE/SpoVT family DNA-binding domain-containing protein: MAATSNLSHGRTVIPAALREQLGIKDGDQLIWEIRDGELVVTTRLAQLRRAQATIKRHVPAEVELATELVAERRAEQDREDRR; this comes from the coding sequence ATGGCCGCCACTTCGAACCTCTCTCACGGCAGAACGGTGATCCCCGCTGCTCTGCGCGAACAACTCGGCATCAAGGATGGCGACCAGCTGATCTGGGAAATCCGCGACGGCGAACTCGTCGTGACAACCCGCCTCGCCCAGCTCCGCCGCGCGCAGGCGACGATCAAGCGCCATGTCCCGGCCGAGGTCGAACTGGCGACGGAACTCGTCGCCGAGCGCCGCGCCGAACAGGACCGGGAGGACCGCCGCTGA
- the alr gene encoding alanine racemase has protein sequence MTPRPLTTAGAVLTIDLGAICNNWRALRALVGKATCAAVVKADAYGLGARQVAPALYRAGCRHFFVAHLDEGAALRPALPADATIYVLHGAHPGAEADCAAHGLVPVLNSLPQVAAWQKLGIMQGQALPAVLQIDTGMARLGLAADELDQLAAVPAVLQGIALQFVMSHLASAEEQDNPANRAQRERFRAALARLPKARASLANSSGIFLGGDYHFDLVRPGAALYGVAPVAGRANPLRPAIRLQGKVLQLRTIEAGTPVGYAHTWTAARRSRIATVAVGYADGYLRSLSNRGHALCDGIRLPLVGNVSMDTLTLDVTDLPEGRLGEGTLVDLADPVNDVDAIAARAGTIGYEILTSLGARYARRHIEPAAAPPAQ, from the coding sequence ATGACCCCTCGCCCCCTCACCACCGCCGGCGCCGTGCTGACCATCGACCTCGGCGCCATCTGCAACAACTGGCGCGCGCTGCGCGCGCTGGTCGGCAAGGCGACCTGCGCCGCCGTGGTCAAGGCCGACGCCTACGGCCTCGGCGCGCGGCAGGTCGCGCCGGCACTGTACCGCGCCGGCTGCCGCCACTTCTTCGTCGCCCACCTCGACGAAGGCGCCGCGCTGCGCCCGGCGCTGCCGGCCGACGCGACGATCTACGTGCTGCACGGCGCGCACCCCGGCGCCGAGGCGGACTGCGCCGCGCACGGCCTGGTGCCGGTGCTCAACAGCCTGCCGCAGGTGGCCGCCTGGCAGAAACTCGGCATCATGCAGGGCCAGGCGCTGCCGGCGGTGCTGCAGATCGACACCGGCATGGCCCGCCTCGGGCTGGCGGCGGACGAACTCGACCAGCTCGCCGCGGTCCCCGCAGTGCTGCAGGGCATCGCCCTGCAGTTCGTGATGAGCCATCTGGCCAGCGCCGAGGAGCAGGACAACCCGGCCAACCGCGCCCAGCGCGAACGCTTCCGCGCCGCGCTGGCGCGCCTGCCGAAGGCCCGCGCCAGCCTCGCCAATTCGTCCGGGATCTTCCTCGGCGGCGACTACCACTTCGACCTCGTCCGCCCCGGCGCGGCGCTCTACGGCGTGGCGCCGGTCGCCGGCCGCGCCAACCCGCTGCGCCCGGCGATCCGCCTGCAGGGCAAGGTGCTGCAGCTGCGCACGATCGAGGCCGGCACGCCGGTCGGCTACGCGCACACCTGGACCGCCGCCCGCCGCTCGCGCATCGCCACCGTCGCCGTCGGCTACGCCGACGGCTACCTGCGCAGCCTCAGCAACCGCGGCCATGCGCTGTGCGACGGCATCCGCCTGCCGCTGGTCGGCAACGTGTCGATGGACACCCTCACGCTGGACGTCACCGACCTGCCCGAAGGCCGCCTCGGCGAAGGCACGCTGGTGGACCTGGCCGACCCGGTCAACGACGTGGACGCGATCGCCGCCCGCGCCGGCACGATCGGCTACGAAATTCTGACCAGCCTCGGCGCGCGCTATGCGCGCCGCCACATCGAGCCGGCCGCGGCGCCACCGGCGCAATAG
- a CDS encoding type II toxin-antitoxin system VapC family toxin, whose protein sequence is MPLLDASAILAYLHGEPGWQAVEPAILDGSAYASPVNVAEVLGKLIDRGVPPDDAQASLAILDLKPLPFAAQEATETARLRAQTRSRGLSLGDRACLATARLHGMAVVTADRVWLDLADSLRLDIQCIRPDASASH, encoded by the coding sequence ATGCCCCTCCTCGACGCCTCGGCAATCCTCGCCTACCTGCACGGCGAGCCCGGCTGGCAGGCCGTCGAACCCGCCATCCTCGACGGCTCTGCTTACGCCAGCCCGGTCAATGTCGCCGAAGTGCTGGGCAAGCTGATCGACCGCGGCGTGCCGCCGGACGACGCGCAGGCATCGCTGGCGATCCTCGACCTGAAGCCCCTGCCCTTCGCGGCGCAGGAGGCCACGGAAACCGCCCGGCTGCGGGCACAGACCCGTTCGCGCGGGCTCTCGCTGGGCGACCGCGCCTGCCTGGCGACGGCGCGCCTGCACGGCATGGCCGTCGTCACCGCCGACCGGGTGTGGCTCGATCTTGCGGATTCGCTGCGGCTCGACATCCAGTGCATCCGGCCGGATGCGAGCGCGTCGCACTGA
- a CDS encoding type II toxin-antitoxin system Phd/YefM family antitoxin, producing the protein MRYSSQVKPISYLKANAAEVLTRLAEQREPLVITQNGEAKAVLQDVASFEETQETLALLKILALGNQEVAAGKLKPAADVVARLRAKRTAG; encoded by the coding sequence ATGCGCTACTCGTCTCAAGTCAAACCCATCAGCTACCTCAAGGCCAACGCGGCCGAAGTCCTGACCCGGCTCGCCGAGCAGCGCGAGCCGCTGGTCATCACCCAGAACGGAGAAGCCAAGGCCGTGTTGCAGGACGTGGCCTCGTTCGAGGAAACCCAGGAAACTCTGGCCCTGCTGAAAATCCTGGCGCTCGGCAACCAGGAGGTGGCCGCCGGCAAACTCAAGCCCGCGGCGGATGTCGTTGCCCGCCTGCGCGCCAAGCGGACGGCAGGCTGA
- a CDS encoding TIGR01212 family radical SAM protein (This family includes YhcC from E. coli K-12, an uncharacterized radical SAM protein.): MQLEDHVTTLGSHLKSRFGARVRKLSLHVGFTCPNRDGTLGRGGCTFCSVRSFNEDDPGASIGEQLVKGRARTARAERYLAYFQAYTSTYAEVEELRRLYEEALAQADIVGLCVGTRPDCVPDAVLEILAGYRERGYEVWLELGLQSAHEATLALINRGHGFAAYADAVTRAYRYGVPVCTHLILGLPGETPAMMLDTHRQVLGCGVAGIKLHPLMIVKGARMAAHYARGGLQPLAQEAYVETAAELIRRTPREVIFHRVTATARPPTLIAPDWCRTRWSAAQALCAELARDGGQGSYLKGA, translated from the coding sequence GTGCAGCTCGAAGACCACGTCACCACCCTCGGCAGCCACCTGAAATCCCGCTTCGGCGCGCGCGTGCGCAAGCTGTCGCTGCATGTCGGCTTCACCTGTCCGAACCGCGACGGCACGCTGGGGCGGGGCGGCTGCACCTTCTGCAGCGTGCGCTCGTTCAACGAGGACGACCCCGGGGCGTCGATCGGCGAGCAGCTGGTGAAGGGACGGGCGCGCACGGCGCGGGCGGAGCGCTATCTGGCCTACTTCCAGGCCTACACCAGCACCTACGCCGAGGTCGAGGAGCTGCGCCGGCTCTACGAGGAGGCGCTGGCGCAGGCGGACATCGTCGGGCTGTGCGTCGGCACGCGGCCGGACTGCGTGCCGGATGCGGTGCTGGAGATCCTCGCCGGCTACCGCGAGCGCGGCTACGAGGTGTGGCTGGAGCTGGGGCTGCAGAGCGCGCACGAGGCGACGCTGGCGCTGATCAACCGCGGCCACGGCTTTGCCGCCTATGCCGACGCGGTGACGCGGGCCTACCGCTACGGGGTGCCGGTGTGTACGCACCTGATCCTCGGGCTGCCCGGCGAGACGCCGGCGATGATGCTCGACACGCACCGCCAGGTGCTGGGCTGCGGCGTCGCCGGGATCAAGCTGCATCCGCTGATGATCGTCAAGGGCGCGCGCATGGCGGCGCACTACGCGCGCGGCGGGCTGCAGCCGCTGGCGCAGGAGGCCTACGTCGAGACCGCCGCCGAGCTGATCCGGCGCACGCCGCGCGAGGTGATCTTCCACCGCGTGACGGCGACCGCGCGGCCGCCGACGCTGATCGCGCCGGACTGGTGCCGGACGCGCTGGTCCGCCGCGCAGGCGCTGTGCGCCGAACTGGCCCGCGACGGCGGGCAGGGCAGCTACCTGAAGGGCGCCTAG
- a CDS encoding alpha/beta fold hydrolase codes for MAPARRRLLLALLLAPFAAAAAVADGGNSRIGIVVMHGKGGSPTKFVAELAERLEQQGFLVANLEMPWSGRRNYDVTVDAAAAEVEAALSSLRAKGAQRVFVAGHSQGGLFALYFGVSHAVDGIIAIAPGGSVNSPVFRDKLGDSVELARRLLADGKGDEKVPFLDYEGSRGTSPVLTTPRIYLDWFDPAGAMDQLKAVRALNPATPVLFIVPTGDYPGLLRVKQQMVDALPRHPRTKLYEPDASHLGAPSASVREIADWLVGVANPR; via the coding sequence ATGGCGCCCGCCCGCCGCCGCCTCCTGCTCGCCCTGCTGCTGGCGCCCTTCGCCGCGGCGGCGGCCGTCGCCGACGGCGGCAACAGCCGCATCGGCATCGTCGTCATGCACGGCAAGGGCGGCTCGCCGACGAAGTTCGTCGCCGAGCTGGCCGAGCGGCTCGAACAACAGGGTTTCCTGGTGGCGAACCTGGAGATGCCGTGGTCCGGGCGGCGCAACTACGACGTCACGGTGGATGCGGCCGCGGCCGAAGTCGAGGCCGCGTTGAGCTCGCTGCGCGCCAAGGGGGCGCAGCGGGTGTTCGTCGCCGGGCACAGCCAGGGCGGCCTGTTCGCGCTCTATTTCGGCGTCAGCCATGCCGTCGACGGCATCATCGCCATCGCTCCCGGCGGCAGCGTGAACAGCCCGGTCTTCCGCGACAAGCTGGGCGATTCGGTCGAGCTCGCGCGCCGCCTGCTCGCCGACGGCAAGGGCGACGAAAAGGTGCCGTTTCTCGATTACGAAGGCTCGCGCGGCACCAGCCCGGTGCTGACGACGCCGAGGATCTACCTCGACTGGTTCGACCCGGCGGGTGCGATGGACCAGCTGAAGGCCGTGCGCGCCCTGAATCCGGCGACGCCGGTGCTGTTCATCGTGCCGACCGGCGATTACCCCGGCCTGCTGCGGGTCAAGCAGCAGATGGTCGACGCCCTGCCCCGCCATCCGCGGACGAAGCTGTACGAGCCGGATGCGTCCCACCTCGGCGCGCCGTCGGCGTCGGTCCGCGAAATCGCCGACTGGCTGGTCGGCGTCGCGAATCCTCGTTAG
- a CDS encoding Hsp70 family protein, with the protein MTHASPARACGIDFGTSNSTVGWLRPQAATLLPLEDGRPTLPSVVFFNAEEDSVSFGRAGLSEYLEGCEGRLMRSLKSLLGSSLIDGRTEVQGRPVVFRELLTHFIGTLKARAEAEGGRPFEQAVFGRPVFFVDDDAAADRQAEQTLAEIARAVGFAEVSFQYEPIAAAFHYERDIHREELVLIVDIGGGTSDFSLVRLSPERAKAADRRADVLANAGVHIGGTDFDRQLSLASVMPQLGYRSRLKNGREMPASVFFNLATWHTINFAYTRQVWAEQQQLRLEAMAPEQLDRLLRLIEQRAGHWLAHRVEEAKIALSDRDTAALSLDRFAPDWQHELTRAEFELATTTLVEKVEATVAALLRDAGVAAEGIDTVFFTGGSSGIPALRRRIAALLPKAQAVEGDLFGSIGAGLAVEAARRFG; encoded by the coding sequence GTGACCCACGCCTCCCCCGCCCGCGCCTGCGGCATCGACTTCGGCACCTCCAACTCCACCGTCGGCTGGCTGCGCCCGCAGGCGGCGACGCTGCTGCCGCTGGAAGACGGCAGGCCGACGCTACCGTCGGTGGTCTTCTTCAATGCCGAGGAGGATTCGGTCAGCTTCGGCCGCGCCGGCCTGAGCGAGTACCTGGAGGGCTGCGAGGGGCGGCTGATGCGCTCCTTGAAGAGCCTGCTCGGCAGCAGCCTGATCGACGGCCGCACCGAGGTGCAGGGCCGGCCGGTGGTCTTCCGCGAGCTGCTCACGCATTTCATCGGCACGCTCAAGGCGCGCGCCGAGGCCGAGGGCGGCCGCCCGTTCGAGCAGGCGGTGTTCGGCCGCCCGGTCTTCTTCGTCGACGACGACGCGGCCGCCGACCGCCAGGCCGAGCAGACGCTGGCCGAGATCGCCCGCGCCGTCGGCTTCGCCGAGGTGTCCTTCCAGTACGAGCCGATCGCCGCCGCCTTCCACTACGAGCGCGACATCCACCGCGAGGAGCTGGTGCTGATCGTCGACATCGGCGGCGGCACCTCCGATTTCTCGCTGGTCCGCCTCTCCCCCGAGCGCGCGAAGGCCGCCGACCGCCGCGCCGACGTGCTGGCGAACGCCGGCGTGCACATCGGCGGCACCGACTTCGACCGCCAGTTGAGCCTCGCCAGCGTGATGCCGCAGCTCGGCTACCGCAGCCGGCTGAAGAACGGGCGCGAGATGCCGGCGAGCGTCTTCTTCAACCTCGCCACCTGGCACACCATCAACTTCGCCTACACCCGCCAGGTCTGGGCCGAACAGCAGCAGCTGCGCCTCGAAGCGATGGCGCCGGAGCAACTCGACCGCCTGCTGCGGCTGATCGAGCAGCGCGCCGGCCACTGGCTGGCGCACCGCGTCGAGGAAGCCAAGATCGCGCTCTCCGACCGCGACACCGCCGCGCTGTCGCTCGACCGCTTCGCCCCGGACTGGCAGCACGAATTGACCCGCGCCGAGTTCGAGCTGGCGACGACGACGCTGGTGGAAAAGGTCGAGGCCACCGTCGCCGCGCTGCTGCGCGACGCGGGCGTCGCCGCCGAGGGCATCGACACGGTGTTCTTCACCGGCGGTTCGAGCGGCATTCCGGCGCTGCGCCGGCGCATCGCCGCGCTGCTGCCGAAGGCGCAGGCGGTCGAGGGCGACCTCTTCGGCAGCATCGGCGCCGGGCTGGCCGTCGAGGCGGCGCGGCGCTTCGGCTAG
- a CDS encoding type II toxin-antitoxin system RelE/ParE family toxin, producing the protein MAGKPARYEVLLTAGAEQDLEAIHDYLAEFDSVANADRVLDELVAVVDSLSRFPERGGYPKELAALGIREYRQTAFKLYRVIHRVAGDEVIIYLIADGRRDMQSVLARRLLEV; encoded by the coding sequence ATGGCCGGCAAGCCGGCCAGGTATGAGGTCCTGCTCACCGCAGGTGCCGAACAGGACCTGGAGGCCATTCACGATTACCTCGCCGAATTCGACAGCGTCGCCAATGCCGACCGCGTGCTCGACGAGCTGGTCGCGGTCGTCGATAGCCTGTCGCGGTTTCCCGAGCGCGGCGGCTACCCGAAAGAGCTGGCCGCGCTCGGCATCAGGGAATACCGCCAGACCGCATTCAAGCTCTACCGCGTGATCCACCGCGTCGCCGGCGATGAGGTCATCATCTACCTGATCGCCGATGGCCGGCGCGACATGCAGTCGGTGCTGGCGCGCCGGCTCCTGGAGGTGTAA
- a CDS encoding HNH endonuclease codes for MSTWLDDISSALANLGGIAHYESLYPEVKKVRSGTFPDSWKKIIQRTIQDHSADSDGFKGNNIFYSVKGIGSGVWGLRSHLISTPSASDIEPPSAPERLLIETYRVLRDTELARKIKALHKNICQLCGQTVMLKDGATYAEAHHIKPLGSPHNGPDVAENIVVLCPNHHVMLDYGTIPLEGKDLRSSQGHVIGGAYIAYHNENIFSQGRL; via the coding sequence ATGAGCACTTGGCTAGATGACATTTCTTCGGCGCTCGCCAACCTCGGCGGTATTGCCCACTACGAATCCCTCTATCCCGAAGTCAAGAAGGTTCGCTCGGGTACTTTTCCGGATAGCTGGAAAAAGATTATTCAGCGCACCATTCAGGATCACTCGGCGGACTCGGATGGCTTCAAGGGCAACAACATCTTCTACTCCGTGAAAGGAATTGGCTCTGGAGTCTGGGGGCTTCGCTCGCATCTGATTTCCACTCCATCTGCCTCAGATATTGAGCCACCGAGCGCCCCGGAACGTCTTCTGATCGAAACCTATCGTGTGCTGCGCGACACCGAACTGGCTAGAAAGATCAAGGCCCTTCACAAGAACATCTGTCAGTTATGCGGCCAGACAGTAATGCTGAAGGACGGAGCAACTTACGCGGAGGCCCATCACATCAAGCCCCTTGGCAGTCCGCACAACGGGCCTGATGTGGCAGAAAACATTGTGGTCCTTTGCCCGAACCATCACGTCATGCTCGACTACGGCACGATTCCTTTGGAAGGAAAAGACCTTCGCTCCAGTCAGGGGCACGTAATTGGCGGCGCGTATATCGCTTACCACAACGAGAATATTTTTAGTCAAGGCAGGCTCTAA